Proteins co-encoded in one Flavobacterium fluviale genomic window:
- a CDS encoding GNAT family N-acetyltransferase has product MLEFNFHPFPVIETERLVLRRITNDDVNEVFELRSNPETMKYIPRPLVKNNEDALAHIAMIEEKIENNTGINWGITLKDNPKLLGIIGYYRMQPENYRAEIGYMLLPEFHGKGIIPEAVNILIKYGFENLKLHSIEAVIDPENYASEKVLQKCGFTKEAHLKESEFYEGKFLDKVIYSLLER; this is encoded by the coding sequence ATGTTAGAGTTCAACTTCCATCCATTTCCTGTAATCGAAACAGAGCGTTTAGTTTTGAGAAGAATCACAAACGATGACGTTAATGAAGTATTCGAATTACGTTCGAATCCAGAAACCATGAAGTATATCCCAAGACCATTGGTTAAAAACAATGAAGATGCCTTGGCGCATATTGCCATGATAGAAGAAAAAATAGAAAACAATACGGGAATCAACTGGGGAATTACATTAAAAGACAATCCGAAACTTTTAGGTATAATTGGTTATTACAGAATGCAGCCAGAAAATTATCGTGCCGAAATTGGCTACATGCTGCTGCCTGAATTTCATGGAAAAGGAATTATTCCCGAAGCTGTAAACATATTGATAAAATATGGTTTTGAAAATTTAAAACTACATTCAATTGAAGCAGTTATCGATCCAGAAAATTATGCTTCAGAAAAAGTACTTCAAAAGTGTGGATTTACTAAAGAAGCGCATCTTAAAGAATCTGAATTTTATGAAGGAAAATTTCTAGATAAGGTAATTTATTCATTACTAGAAAGATAA
- a CDS encoding aldose 1-epimerase family protein — translation MTTTISNSALTASVKHSGAELFSIKDNQNNEYIWEGNPDFWGKHSPVLFPIVGTLKNNTYKIKDQEYNLSRHGFARDMEFELIDKTENKAVFSLKSSEETLKKYPFEFELQIIYTLNENSLDLEYKVINKGEEKMPFSIGAHPAIALPDNFEDYAIKFEKEENLKYNLLENDLISSKTKVLETSDGIIPLNYELFKNDALVFKTVESKSLTILKNANPYIQVDYKDFPSLGIWTKENAPFICIEPWFGYSDTAHNSVDLFKKEGILVLDAGQNFRSQFSIKVL, via the coding sequence TTGACGACAACTATCTCAAATTCAGCACTAACAGCTTCCGTAAAACATTCTGGAGCTGAACTATTCTCTATAAAAGACAATCAAAACAATGAATATATCTGGGAAGGAAACCCAGATTTTTGGGGAAAACACTCACCTGTTCTTTTCCCAATAGTAGGTACTTTAAAAAATAACACTTACAAAATAAAAGACCAAGAATACAACTTGTCCCGTCACGGTTTTGCTCGTGATATGGAATTTGAGTTAATTGATAAAACTGAAAACAAGGCTGTTTTCTCGCTGAAGTCTTCTGAGGAAACCTTAAAAAAATACCCTTTTGAATTTGAGTTACAGATTATTTATACGCTAAATGAAAATTCATTGGATTTAGAGTATAAAGTAATAAATAAGGGAGAAGAAAAAATGCCTTTTTCAATTGGTGCGCACCCTGCAATTGCACTGCCAGATAATTTTGAAGATTATGCTATTAAATTTGAAAAAGAAGAAAACCTAAAATATAATCTTCTAGAAAATGATTTAATTTCATCTAAAACCAAAGTACTGGAAACCAGCGATGGCATTATACCATTAAATTACGAATTATTTAAAAACGATGCTTTAGTGTTTAAAACAGTAGAATCAAAATCTTTAACTATTTTAAAAAATGCTAATCCTTACATTCAAGTAGATTATAAAGATTTTCCAAGCTTGGGTATTTGGACAAAAGAAAATGCTCCTTTTATTTGTATTGAACCTTGGTTTGGTTATTCTGATACGGCACACAATTCGGTTGATTTATTTAAAAAAGAAGGTATTTTGGTTTTAGATGCCGGCCAAAACTTTCGTTCACAATTTAGCATAAAAGTATTATAA
- a CDS encoding M1 family metallopeptidase, whose amino-acid sequence MKKQCAKAILTAALFFGISSVWAQQTPSATAANPVNNYNYHDAFGPHFYTKNATTTRAASGQPGPEYWQNRADYQITAKLNATTNEIVGTDEITYTNNSPDKLSFVWLNLDQNLFKEDSRGNAVVPLTGSRNGAQGQVFDGGNKIKSVKVTAVGKKKTEVDAKYIVTDTRMQIFLPEELAAKGASVKIKIEFSFIAPFEGSDRMGVLETKNGKIFTIAQWYPRMCVYDDVRGWNTAPYLGASEFYLEYGDFDVKLTVPGNHYVVASGELLNGQEVFSSDQFKKYKEASDSDKTVTIRSEQDVNATANTNAGTEKTWHYKIKNARDFSWASSPAFILDGAKINLPSGKKSLALSAYPVESAGQAAYGRSTEYVKASIEHYSKQWFEYPYPAATNVAGNEGGMEYPGIVFCGWKSKGADLWGVTDHEFGHIWFPMIVGSNERLFGWMDEGFNTFINSLSTAAFNNGEYKEPATDLHESAESFTRPDLETIMSSPDNMKEKNIGMLCYFKPSAGLILLREQVLGKERFDIAFRTYIERWAYKHPQPDDFFRSMENVAGEDLSWFWRSWYVNNWRFDQGINSIKYLKNDPAQGAVITVENFDKMPMPIVLDVKTKSGKVTRVNLPVEIWQRNKSWSFKHNSTEEIESITLDPDHVFPDNNESNNVWTAGKGKIEKAIIIDGFLGSYVTAKSPLTINLVDKNSVLTAELPNYPSFALDPVPNEKDTFESPRAGLRFKFNAAKTGFDMTILGNGQVMQFTKK is encoded by the coding sequence ATGAAAAAGCAATGTGCAAAAGCCATTTTAACCGCGGCTTTATTTTTTGGGATTTCATCGGTCTGGGCGCAGCAAACTCCGTCAGCGACAGCAGCAAATCCGGTAAATAATTATAATTATCATGATGCGTTTGGTCCGCATTTTTACACAAAAAATGCAACTACAACCCGTGCAGCAAGTGGTCAGCCAGGACCAGAATATTGGCAGAATAGAGCCGATTATCAAATCACAGCAAAATTAAATGCTACTACAAATGAAATTGTAGGAACAGATGAAATTACCTATACAAATAATAGTCCGGATAAATTGTCATTTGTGTGGTTGAATTTAGATCAGAACTTGTTTAAAGAGGATTCTAGAGGAAATGCTGTTGTGCCTTTGACAGGAAGCCGTAATGGAGCTCAAGGTCAAGTTTTTGACGGTGGAAATAAAATTAAGTCAGTAAAAGTAACGGCTGTTGGAAAAAAGAAAACAGAAGTTGACGCGAAATATATTGTTACAGATACAAGAATGCAGATTTTTCTTCCAGAAGAATTGGCTGCAAAAGGAGCTTCTGTAAAAATTAAAATCGAATTTTCATTTATTGCGCCTTTTGAAGGTTCAGACAGAATGGGGGTTTTAGAAACTAAAAACGGAAAAATCTTTACAATCGCACAATGGTATCCTCGTATGTGTGTTTATGATGACGTAAGAGGCTGGAATACAGCGCCATATTTGGGGGCTTCTGAGTTCTATTTAGAATATGGTGATTTTGATGTGAAATTAACAGTTCCTGGAAATCATTATGTTGTAGCTTCTGGAGAATTATTAAATGGTCAGGAAGTATTTTCTAGTGATCAATTCAAAAAATATAAAGAAGCATCTGACAGCGATAAAACAGTTACAATTCGTTCTGAACAAGATGTAAATGCTACAGCAAATACAAACGCTGGAACAGAAAAAACATGGCATTATAAAATAAAAAATGCACGTGATTTTTCTTGGGCATCGTCTCCAGCTTTCATTTTAGATGGAGCAAAAATAAACTTACCTAGCGGTAAAAAATCTTTAGCATTATCTGCTTATCCGGTAGAAAGTGCAGGCCAGGCTGCTTACGGACGTTCGACAGAATACGTAAAGGCTTCGATCGAGCATTACTCTAAACAATGGTTCGAATATCCTTATCCAGCTGCGACAAACGTTGCAGGAAATGAAGGCGGAATGGAATATCCTGGAATTGTTTTCTGTGGATGGAAATCGAAAGGAGCAGATTTATGGGGAGTTACAGATCACGAATTTGGTCATATCTGGTTTCCAATGATTGTTGGTTCAAACGAAAGATTGTTCGGCTGGATGGACGAAGGATTTAATACTTTTATCAATTCATTGAGTACTGCAGCATTTAATAATGGAGAATACAAAGAACCTGCAACAGATTTACATGAATCGGCAGAATCTTTTACGCGTCCTGATTTAGAAACTATTATGAGTTCACCTGATAACATGAAAGAAAAGAATATCGGAATGTTATGTTACTTTAAACCAAGTGCAGGTCTTATTCTTTTAAGAGAGCAGGTTTTAGGAAAAGAACGTTTTGATATTGCTTTTAGAACTTATATCGAACGCTGGGCTTACAAACATCCGCAGCCAGATGATTTCTTTAGGTCAATGGAAAATGTTGCCGGAGAAGACTTAAGCTGGTTCTGGAGAAGCTGGTACGTAAATAACTGGAGATTTGATCAAGGAATCAATTCTATTAAATATTTAAAAAACGATCCTGCACAAGGAGCAGTTATTACTGTTGAAAATTTTGATAAAATGCCAATGCCGATTGTTTTAGATGTTAAAACAAAAAGCGGAAAAGTTACAAGAGTAAATCTGCCTGTAGAAATATGGCAGCGTAATAAAAGCTGGTCTTTCAAACATAATTCGACAGAAGAAATTGAAAGTATAACTCTTGATCCTGATCATGTTTTCCCAGATAATAATGAATCAAATAATGTATGGACTGCTGGAAAAGGTAAAATCGAAAAAGCTATTATAATCGATGGATTTTTAGGAAGCTATGTTACAGCTAAATCGCCTTTAACTATTAATTTGGTAGATAAAAACAGTGTTTTAACTGCTGAACTTCCAAACTATCCTAGTTTTGCTTTAGATCCTGTTCCAAATGAAAAAGATACTTTTGAATCGCCTAGAGCGGGATTAAGATTCAAATTTAACGCAGCTAAAACTGGTTTCGACATGACAATTTTAGGAAATGGACAAGTAATGCAGTTTACTAAAAAATAA
- a CDS encoding GNAT family N-acetyltransferase: MKISIVVTQEEHFKFAQEICDTIESSALLRGTGIAKRTPEYIQKKMSNGDAMIALADGKFAGFCYIESWQHGKFVAHSGLIVHPDYRSLGLAKKIKSKVFDYSLKRFPDAKIFGITTGLAVMKINSELGYKPVPFSELTTDPSFWAGCKTCTNFPILQSKENKMCLCTGMLYDPKEKQKTPPRHPFNEAVLSRLKKIKQALFLNKILSFVFLFKI; encoded by the coding sequence ATGAAGATCTCTATTGTTGTTACCCAGGAAGAACACTTCAAATTCGCACAAGAAATCTGCGATACGATAGAATCATCGGCCTTGTTAAGAGGTACGGGGATTGCTAAAAGAACTCCTGAGTATATTCAGAAAAAAATGTCGAATGGTGATGCAATGATTGCTCTGGCAGACGGGAAATTTGCAGGTTTTTGTTATATCGAAAGCTGGCAGCACGGAAAATTCGTGGCACATTCGGGATTAATTGTACATCCTGACTATAGAAGTTTAGGTTTGGCAAAAAAAATTAAGTCGAAAGTTTTTGACTATTCTTTGAAGAGATTCCCAGATGCTAAAATATTTGGTATTACAACTGGTTTGGCGGTTATGAAAATCAATTCTGAATTGGGCTATAAACCAGTTCCTTTCTCTGAATTGACTACAGATCCAAGTTTTTGGGCCGGCTGTAAAACCTGTACCAATTTCCCTATTTTACAAAGCAAAGAAAACAAAATGTGTCTTTGTACTGGAATGTTGTACGATCCAAAAGAAAAACAAAAAACACCGCCAAGACACCCTTTTAATGAGGCTGTTTTAAGCAGACTTAAAAAAATCAAACAGGCTTTATTCTTAAACAAAATATTGTCATTTGTTTTTTTATTCAAAATTTAA